TGGACCGCCGAGCGCGCCCGCTTCCGCAACCGCACCGCGGTGACGCGCGAGGACGTGGTCGCGAACGCCGCCGAGGTGGACCTCCGCGACCTGCTGGCCCACTTCTACACCGGCCCTTCGCTGCGCATGGTGGCGGGAGACGGCAGCGCCTTCCTCCTCCCCGCCGCCCCGGAGGCCGAGGGCCCGCTGGTCTCCCTCTGCCCCACCTGCAGCCGCTACGCCGAGGGGAGCGCGGCCGCGTGCGGGGAGTGCGGCGGCCCGGTCGACACGATCGTGGCGGTTCGGCCCCCGCGGCGATAAGCGAACTCGCAGCTCGAACAATCACGCAACGCTCATACATGACCGTAACCACCCCCATCCCCGCGGGCGGAGCCACGCACCTGGAGTGCACCCGCTGCGGAGCGCGCCACGAGAGCGAGGAGCTGCAGCGCCTCTCCGCCTGCTGCCAGAAGCCGCTCTATGCCCGCTACGACCTGGACCGGATCGGCCGCACCCTGCGCCGTGAGGAGCTGGCCGGGCGCTCCGCGGACCTGTGGCGCTACGCCGAGCTGCTCCCGGTGCGCGACCCGGCCCACGCCGTCCGGCTCGGCGAAGGGTGGACCCCGCTGATCGAGACGCCGCGCCTGGCGGACCGGCTCGGCGTCGGGCGGGTGTGGATCAAGGACGAGGGGCAGAACCCCACCGCCTCGTTCAAGGCCCGCGGCCTGTGCATGGCGGTGTCGCGCGCGAAGGAGCTGGGCGTGTCCGCGGTGGCGCTCCCCTCGGCCGGGAACGCGGGGAGCGCCACCGCCGCGTACGCCGCCGCGGCCGGGATGCGGGCGCACGTGGTGGTGCCGCGCGACACGCCCGCGCCCATCGTGGAGGAGATGCGGGCGCTCGGCGCGGAGGTGGAGCTGCTGGACGGGCTGATCACCGACTGCGCGGTGCGCGTCGCGGAGGGGGCCCGCGAGCACGGCTGGTTCGACCTCTCCACCCTGAAGGAGCCGTACCGGGCCGAGGGGAAGAAGACGATGGGGTACGAGGTGGCGGAGCAGCTCGGGTGGACGCTCCCTGACGCCATCGTCTACCCAACCGGCGGGGGGACGGGGCTGGTGGGGATGTGGAAGGCGTTCGACGAGATGGAGCGCCTGGGGTGGATCGGGCCGGCGCGTCCCAAGATGATCTCCGTGCAGGCGGCCGGGTGCGCGCCCATCGTGCGCGCCTGGGAGCGCGGCTCCGCGGACGCGGAGCCGTGGGTGGACGCGCACACCTACGCCTCC
This genomic stretch from Longimicrobiaceae bacterium harbors:
- a CDS encoding threonine synthase, with the protein product MTVTTPIPAGGATHLECTRCGARHESEELQRLSACCQKPLYARYDLDRIGRTLRREELAGRSADLWRYAELLPVRDPAHAVRLGEGWTPLIETPRLADRLGVGRVWIKDEGQNPTASFKARGLCMAVSRAKELGVSAVALPSAGNAGSATAAYAAAAGMRAHVVVPRDTPAPIVEEMRALGAEVELLDGLITDCAVRVAEGAREHGWFDLSTLKEPYRAEGKKTMGYEVAEQLGWTLPDAIVYPTGGGTGLVGMWKAFDEMERLGWIGPARPKMISVQAAGCAPIVRAWERGSADAEPWVDAHTYASGLRVPRAVGDFLILDAVRASGGAAVAVADEEMRAWTPVVGAATGIFCAPEGAATAAAIPRLRETGVLGAEDSVVLFNTGSGLKYAGM